In the Chryseobacterium sp. MYb264 genome, one interval contains:
- a CDS encoding dioxygenase family protein, with the protein MKTVTRKGFLKSLGLAGITAVAAPLLIHCGSDDDVLDSTSGSSSGSSSTGCSVTNSETEGPFPTKSPSSLVQSDIVSDRTGVPLTITLTIQNVNASCASLQGALVDIWHCDKDGNYSEYGGTGMQSANYTTVHFLRGRQTTNANGQVAFTSIFPGWYNGRATHIHVHVYSSSGQSLLVTQIAFPEGSDSAVVLVGASTGYKGMSGYTYNANDNVFSDGTSNEMSSISGSVSGGFSLTHTIKVSA; encoded by the coding sequence ATGAAAACAGTAACAAGAAAAGGATTTTTAAAAAGTCTTGGGTTAGCAGGCATAACTGCTGTTGCTGCTCCTCTTTTAATCCATTGCGGAAGTGATGACGACGTTTTGGACTCAACATCCGGCAGTTCTTCAGGCTCATCGTCTACAGGATGTTCTGTAACGAATTCTGAAACCGAAGGTCCGTTTCCTACGAAATCTCCTTCAAGCCTCGTTCAGTCTGATATTGTGAGTGACAGAACGGGAGTTCCTTTAACGATTACACTTACGATTCAGAATGTCAATGCAAGCTGTGCCAGTTTACAGGGCGCGCTGGTAGATATCTGGCATTGCGATAAAGACGGAAATTATTCTGAGTACGGCGGAACGGGAATGCAGTCGGCGAACTATACAACGGTGCATTTCCTGAGAGGAAGACAGACAACGAATGCCAACGGTCAGGTAGCTTTTACCTCTATTTTTCCGGGTTGGTATAATGGTAGAGCTACGCATATTCATGTTCATGTCTACAGCTCTTCGGGGCAATCACTTTTGGTAACCCAGATTGCTTTTCCTGAAGGAAGTGACAGTGCGGTGGTGCTGGTAGGTGCCAGTACAGGCTACAAAGGAATGAGCGGCTATACTTATAATGCGAATGATAACGTGTTCAGTGATGGAACCTCCAACGAAATGTCCAGTATTTCGGGAAGCGTCAGCGGAGGTTTTTCTCTGACCCATACCATAAAAGTTTCGGCTTAA
- a CDS encoding sensor histidine kinase has translation MKKLWPHIILIPLLLTIPIVSSPDFDGTLSVFRVSPFQREFIRFVMVIIFFYVNLNIFLPKLYNKKKYLAFTICILVCFGMMIFLPYYLASENIFSGEPSKMEMAPPSMQPHQGNFPPLAIEGMPEQPLFENRGPRNEGSYRQMIFSSVLPFLFSFLSSLFIFRNNEKKELEKSKAKAELLNLKYQLQPHFLFNILNSIYSLALLKSDDAPNGILKLSNVMRYVVQESSKDFVELDKEVEYLKDYIALQLVRTDNSLDFSYTEIGDMKGLKIAPFILVNFIENAFKYGFNAEENSKIAVKVIVQEDILSFNVFNHIVNKKVAYENSLKVGLRNTVEHLQQIYPDKHTLEMNNNGMTFEVDLKINLI, from the coding sequence GTGAAGAAACTCTGGCCCCATATCATCCTGATTCCATTGCTGTTGACAATTCCGATTGTTTCGTCTCCGGATTTTGACGGTACGTTATCTGTGTTCAGAGTTTCGCCGTTTCAGAGGGAATTCATTCGTTTTGTGATGGTGATTATTTTCTTTTACGTAAATCTGAATATTTTTCTACCAAAACTTTACAACAAGAAAAAATATTTAGCATTCACCATTTGTATTTTAGTCTGCTTCGGAATGATGATTTTTCTGCCTTATTATTTGGCTTCGGAAAATATTTTTTCGGGTGAACCATCAAAAATGGAAATGGCTCCGCCATCGATGCAGCCTCATCAAGGAAACTTCCCTCCACTTGCAATAGAAGGAATGCCAGAGCAACCTCTGTTTGAAAATCGTGGACCAAGAAATGAGGGTTCTTATCGACAGATGATCTTTTCCTCCGTTCTACCCTTTCTTTTTTCCTTCCTGTCGTCCCTTTTTATTTTCAGAAATAATGAGAAAAAAGAACTTGAAAAATCAAAAGCAAAAGCTGAATTATTAAATTTAAAATATCAACTTCAACCACACTTTTTGTTTAATATTTTAAACTCTATTTATTCTTTGGCCTTGCTTAAATCAGATGATGCACCTAACGGAATTTTAAAGCTCTCAAATGTGATGCGGTATGTGGTTCAGGAAAGCAGTAAAGATTTCGTTGAATTAGATAAAGAAGTTGAATATTTAAAGGATTATATTGCCCTTCAACTGGTAAGAACAGACAACAGTCTGGATTTTTCTTATACCGAAATCGGAGATATGAAAGGATTGAAAATTGCCCCTTTTATATTGGTTAATTTTATTGAAAATGCCTTTAAATATGGTTTTAATGCAGAGGAAAACTCAAAAATTGCAGTAAAAGTGATTGTACAGGAAGATATTTTGAGTTTCAATGTGTTCAATCATATTGTGAATAAAAAAGTAGCCTATGAAAACAGTCTGAAAGTAGGACTGAGAAATACAGTGGAACATTTACAACAAATTTACCCCGACAAACATACCCTGGAAATGAATAATAACGGGATGACCTTTGAAGTAGATTTAAAAATTAATTTAATCTAA
- a CDS encoding pirin family protein, which produces MLVQSPSKIFKSDFSVWKKENSSLVNTIFSEEKNVKLKRAVEIIVDENGASDYHYQEKSCILIIVLYGEILINDFEKPISSEQVFTLQSIETDTLKIQNNLPNEKADILLLEFKHKASETFFSVESLNLSEKNILIQISENLKFPNFIGLYDGRKEQEYNLYKKRKSIFGMVINGAFEFQNRLMETRDAILLSEVEMLEFEALSENALILFFEV; this is translated from the coding sequence ATGTTAGTCCAAAGTCCGTCAAAAATATTTAAATCCGATTTTTCGGTTTGGAAAAAGGAAAATTCATCATTGGTGAATACTATTTTTTCGGAGGAGAAAAATGTAAAGCTGAAAAGAGCTGTCGAAATCATAGTGGATGAAAACGGAGCTTCCGACTATCACTATCAGGAAAAGAGCTGTATTTTGATCATTGTTCTGTATGGTGAAATTTTAATTAATGATTTTGAAAAGCCCATTTCTTCGGAACAGGTTTTCACCTTGCAGTCGATTGAAACTGATACTTTAAAAATTCAGAACAATCTTCCGAATGAAAAAGCAGATATTCTACTACTGGAATTCAAGCATAAAGCCTCTGAGACCTTTTTTTCAGTTGAAAGTTTAAACCTCAGTGAAAAAAATATATTGATTCAGATCTCTGAAAATTTAAAATTCCCCAACTTCATCGGTCTGTATGACGGAAGAAAAGAGCAGGAATATAATTTATACAAAAAGAGAAAATCGATTTTCGGAATGGTCATCAACGGTGCTTTTGAATTCCAAAACCGATTGATGGAAACCAGAGATGCGATTCTTCTTTCTGAAGTGGAAATGCTGGAATTTGAAGCATTGAGCGAAAACGCGTTGATTTTGTTTTTTGAAGTCTGA
- a CDS encoding LLM class flavin-dependent oxidoreductase encodes MELGIGMFGDLSVDQTTGKYRDAGVKIREILDQVKFMDEVGIDVFAMGEHHRPDYAVSSPEIVLAAAASITKNIKLASGVTVLSSSEPVKVYEDFSTLDLISDGRAEIFVGRGSFIESFPLYGYSLNDYEQLFDEKLELLLKINSEENVTWSGKLRAPMQNQTVYPRAKNDGKLSIWRAVGGTPQSVLSAAQLGMPLVVAIIGGMPIQFKNLIEFYKQEYIKAGHDESKMQIAVHSHTFVSDEQNVVDGYFHNYKSQMDRIGSSRGWAPYTKAQYDGGRSKDGALFIGSPAEVADKIAYMKEIFGITRFIGHMDVGDPTHEVMMKSIELFGTEVKPTIKNL; translated from the coding sequence ATGGAATTAGGAATAGGAATGTTTGGTGACTTATCGGTTGACCAAACTACCGGAAAATATAGAGACGCAGGCGTGAAAATCCGTGAAATTCTGGATCAGGTAAAATTCATGGATGAGGTGGGAATTGATGTTTTTGCGATGGGTGAGCATCACCGTCCGGATTATGCAGTTTCATCACCTGAAATTGTTTTGGCTGCTGCGGCAAGCATCACTAAGAATATAAAATTGGCAAGTGGAGTAACAGTTTTAAGTTCTTCCGAGCCGGTAAAAGTATATGAAGATTTTTCAACATTGGATTTAATTTCCGACGGTCGTGCTGAGATTTTCGTAGGACGTGGAAGTTTCATTGAATCTTTCCCATTATATGGATATTCTCTGAACGATTACGAACAACTTTTCGATGAAAAATTAGAATTATTGCTAAAAATAAATTCTGAGGAAAACGTAACGTGGTCGGGAAAACTTCGTGCGCCGATGCAGAATCAAACCGTTTATCCGAGAGCAAAAAATGACGGGAAACTTTCGATCTGGAGAGCAGTTGGCGGAACTCCGCAATCGGTTTTGAGTGCGGCTCAGTTGGGAATGCCTTTGGTGGTAGCCATTATCGGAGGAATGCCGATTCAGTTTAAAAATTTAATTGAATTCTATAAACAGGAATATATAAAAGCAGGTCATGATGAATCGAAAATGCAGATTGCGGTTCATTCGCATACTTTTGTAAGTGATGAGCAGAATGTGGTAGACGGATATTTCCATAATTATAAATCTCAGATGGACAGAATTGGTTCTTCCAGAGGTTGGGCGCCTTATACAAAAGCACAGTATGACGGGGGAAGAAGTAAAGACGGAGCTTTGTTCATCGGAAGTCCTGCAGAAGTTGCTGATAAAATTGCTTATATGAAAGAGATCTTCGGAATTACAAGGTTTATCGGACATATGGATGTGGGGGATCCTACGCATGAAGTGATGATGAAATCTATTGAATTGTTCGGAACAGAAGTAAAGCCAACAATCAAAAACCTTTAA
- a CDS encoding S9 family peptidase has translation MKLYKLSLLMLVLGGSAMAQTQKFTMAEAVNGLRTNLAVKNISQFSWSNDGKSYIQAVKGGYLITDLKNNKQDTLVSLTQLNKNLGQNKLKAVPQIKFISNSNGYYNADDKMVWVEKSGSDWKVKNSVAVDKEASNMKIFGDNQTFAFTVKNNLFVNKNGKTIAVTNDSNENILNGAANVHRNEFGIDTGIFPAPNSESVAFYRMDQTMVADYPIIDWSVTPAVNHNIKYPMAGQTSHQVTLGVFNIKTQQTTFLNVEGEKDQYLTAVTWSPDSKYIFIAVLNRGQNHMKMNQYDVTTGNLVKTLFEETSDKYVEPQHPLTFFPNSNTDFIWQSQRTGYNHLFHYNLEKGLVAQITKGDWLVTDILGFNDKKKEIYFASTKETPLEKHLYRINWTNFKMQRLDNAEGVHTGVLSSDGNYLYDSYSNANIPRSVNVINTNTLKSNNILTSENTLKNYQRPEIKNIELKADDGTPLYGKIILPTNFDPNKKYPTIVYLYNGPHLQLITNTFPASGNLWYEYMAQNGYIIFTMDGRGSSNRGLKFEQAVFRNLGTTEMNDQMKGVDYLKSLPYVDAQKLGIHGWSFGGFMTTSFMLRKPDVFKVGVAGGPVIDWSMYEIMYGERYMDTPQENPQGYATANLLDKVQNLKGKLLMIHGAQDDVVVWQHSVKFIKSAVDNGVQLDYFVYPGHPHNVIGKDRVHLMQKITDYFDQNLKK, from the coding sequence ATGAAATTATATAAGTTATCTTTATTGATGCTGGTTTTGGGCGGTTCAGCAATGGCTCAGACCCAGAAATTCACAATGGCGGAGGCAGTTAATGGCTTGAGAACGAACTTAGCTGTTAAAAATATTTCACAATTTTCATGGTCGAATGATGGGAAATCATACATTCAGGCAGTGAAAGGCGGATATTTAATTACAGATTTAAAAAATAACAAACAGGATACGTTGGTATCTTTAACGCAGTTGAACAAAAATCTGGGACAAAATAAGCTCAAGGCAGTTCCACAAATCAAGTTCATCAGTAATTCCAACGGATATTACAATGCAGATGATAAAATGGTCTGGGTTGAAAAATCGGGAAGCGACTGGAAAGTGAAAAATTCTGTGGCTGTGGATAAAGAGGCTTCGAATATGAAGATCTTTGGAGATAACCAGACTTTTGCATTTACGGTAAAGAATAATTTATTTGTTAATAAAAACGGAAAAACGATCGCTGTAACAAATGATTCTAATGAAAATATTCTAAACGGAGCAGCAAATGTTCACAGAAACGAATTCGGAATCGATACAGGAATTTTCCCTGCACCCAATTCCGAAAGTGTAGCGTTCTACAGAATGGATCAGACGATGGTGGCAGATTATCCGATCATCGATTGGTCGGTAACACCGGCAGTGAACCACAACATTAAATATCCGATGGCAGGGCAGACTTCTCATCAGGTGACGTTGGGGGTGTTCAATATTAAAACACAGCAAACGACTTTCCTGAATGTGGAAGGTGAAAAAGATCAGTATTTAACAGCGGTTACATGGAGTCCGGATTCAAAATATATTTTCATCGCGGTGCTGAACAGAGGTCAGAATCACATGAAAATGAATCAGTATGACGTAACAACCGGGAATTTAGTTAAAACATTATTCGAGGAAACGAGCGATAAATATGTCGAGCCACAACATCCGTTGACATTCTTCCCGAATTCGAATACAGATTTCATCTGGCAGAGTCAGAGAACGGGCTACAATCATTTATTCCATTATAATTTAGAAAAAGGATTGGTTGCTCAGATCACGAAAGGAGATTGGTTGGTGACTGATATTTTAGGTTTTAATGATAAGAAAAAGGAAATTTATTTCGCATCTACGAAAGAAACGCCTTTGGAAAAACATTTATACAGAATCAACTGGACTAACTTTAAAATGCAGCGTCTTGACAATGCAGAAGGCGTACACACAGGAGTTTTAAGCAGTGACGGAAATTATCTGTATGATTCTTACAGCAATGCCAATATCCCAAGAAGTGTGAATGTTATTAATACGAATACATTAAAATCAAATAATATTTTAACTTCTGAAAATACGTTAAAAAATTATCAGCGTCCGGAAATCAAAAATATTGAATTAAAAGCAGACGACGGAACGCCATTGTACGGAAAGATCATTCTTCCAACGAATTTCGACCCGAACAAAAAATATCCGACCATCGTTTATTTATACAACGGCCCTCACTTGCAGTTGATAACCAATACCTTTCCGGCTTCAGGAAATCTTTGGTATGAATATATGGCTCAGAACGGATATATCATTTTCACAATGGATGGTAGAGGTTCTTCCAACCGTGGCTTGAAATTCGAGCAGGCGGTTTTCAGAAACTTAGGAACAACGGAAATGAACGACCAGATGAAAGGGGTAGATTATCTGAAATCTCTTCCTTACGTAGATGCTCAGAAACTGGGAATCCACGGTTGGAGTTTTGGTGGATTTATGACGACAAGTTTTATGCTTCGTAAGCCGGATGTTTTCAAAGTCGGAGTTGCAGGAGGCCCCGTAATCGACTGGAGCATGTACGAAATTATGTATGGTGAAAGATATATGGACACACCACAGGAAAATCCACAAGGCTACGCAACGGCAAATCTTTTGGATAAAGTTCAGAATCTGAAAGGTAAATTATTAATGATTCACGGAGCGCAGGATGATGTTGTGGTTTGGCAACATTCCGTAAAATTCATCAAATCTGCTGTCGATAACGGAGTTCAGCTGGATTACTTCGTTTATCCGGGACATCCGCACAATGTGATCGGGAAGGACCGAGTGCATTTAATGCAGAAGATCACTGATTATTTTGATCAAAATTTAAAGAAATAA
- a CDS encoding LytR/AlgR family response regulator transcription factor, with the protein MIKAIALDDEILALKIIENYAGKIENLSLEKIFNTQSDAQKYLNKFPVDLIFLDIEMPSKNGMDFYKNISQNTKVIFTTAYSEYAVDAFSLNAVDYLLKPFSFERFKAAVEKVKTNNETDEVRHLSIRADYKLHKINFDDILLIESLDDYIQIHLKDHSKIIARSSMKNILEKLSEKDFTRVHRSYIVPVNNIKTIVNRNIHIGDFIIPIGETYKAEVMRIVNK; encoded by the coding sequence ATGATAAAAGCCATTGCTTTGGACGATGAAATTCTCGCGCTGAAAATTATTGAGAATTATGCCGGAAAAATTGAAAATCTTTCTCTTGAAAAGATCTTCAACACCCAAAGTGATGCCCAGAAATATTTAAACAAGTTTCCTGTTGACCTCATCTTTCTAGACATCGAAATGCCATCTAAAAACGGGATGGATTTCTACAAAAATATATCGCAAAATACCAAAGTCATTTTTACCACAGCCTATTCAGAATATGCTGTCGATGCTTTCAGCCTGAATGCCGTGGATTATTTACTAAAACCTTTTTCATTTGAAAGATTCAAGGCGGCAGTGGAAAAAGTAAAGACCAATAATGAAACCGACGAGGTGAGACATCTTTCGATCCGTGCAGATTATAAACTTCATAAGATCAATTTTGATGATATTCTGCTGATTGAAAGTCTGGATGATTATATTCAGATCCATTTAAAAGATCATTCGAAAATCATTGCGCGTTCTTCGATGAAAAATATTCTGGAAAAGCTTTCAGAAAAGGATTTCACACGCGTTCACCGTTCTTACATCGTCCCCGTTAACAATATTAAAACCATTGTTAATCGTAATATTCACATTGGCGATTTTATTATTCCGATTGGGGAAACGTATAAAGCCGAGGTGATGAGGATTGTGAATAAATGA